GAGCGCTTGCGGGCGTTGGTGATGATCCAGCGCGTCGCCAGGGCGACGCCGCGCTCGGCCTTGACCTCGACCGGCACCTGGTATGTGGCGCCGCCGACGCGGCGCGGCTTGACCTCGAGCAGGGGAGTCGCGTTTTTCAGCGCGCGATCGAAGATCTCCCGCGGCTCCTTGCCCACCTTCTCGGCGACCTGGGTCACGGCGCCGTAGAAGATGCGCTGGGCGAGGGACTTCTTGCCGCGCTCCATCAGGCAATTGATGAACCGCGTCGCGACCATGCTCTGCAGCATCGGATCGGGCTCGCGGGTGCGCTTCTTGGTGACTCCACGACGAGGCATTTCTCGAAATCTCCTGAAGAAAAGGTCTTACTTCTTCGCGCCCTTGGGACGCTTGGCACCGTACTTGCTGCGGCCCTGCATGCGGTCCTTGACGCCGGCCGTGTCCAGGGTGCCGCGCACGATGTGGTAGCGGACGCCCGGCAGGTCCTTGACGCGGCCGCCGCGGATGAGCACGACCGAGTGCTCCTGGAGGTTGTGGCCCACGCCCGGAATGTAGCTCGTGACCTCGATCCCGTTGGTCAGCTTCACGCGGGCCACCTTGCGGAGGGCCGAGTTGGGCTTCTTGGGCGTGGTGGTGTACACGCGCGTGCACACTCCGCGCCGCTGCGGGCAGGCCTGGAGCGCCGGAGACTTGGTCTTGTACTTGACCGCCTCGCGCTCGCGGCGCACGAGTTGGCTGATGGTGGGCACGAACAACCTCCTGAAATTAAACCAAAGTTAAAGAAAACTGGCGCGGTCCACAATTCTAAGGCCGGATAACCGGACCGTCAAGGCAATCTCCGGCGAGGCGGGGCCGGGCAGGCCCGCCGGATCGGCCGGAGGATCGCCTGGGCGCGCTGAGA
The DNA window shown above is from Candidatus Tanganyikabacteria bacterium and carries:
- the rpsG gene encoding 30S ribosomal protein S7, translating into MPRRGVTKKRTREPDPMLQSMVATRFINCLMERGKKSLAQRIFYGAVTQVAEKVGKEPREIFDRALKNATPLLEVKPRRVGGATYQVPVEVKAERGVALATRWIITNARKRSGKPMVDRLAAELLETFNNSGPSVKKKEDTHKMAEANKAFAHYRW
- a CDS encoding 30S ribosomal protein S12 translates to MPTISQLVRREREAVKYKTKSPALQACPQRRGVCTRVYTTTPKKPNSALRKVARVKLTNGIEVTSYIPGVGHNLQEHSVVLIRGGRVKDLPGVRYHIVRGTLDTAGVKDRMQGRSKYGAKRPKGAKK